One window from the genome of Rhodococcus sp. ABRD24 encodes:
- the hisC gene encoding histidinol-phosphate transaminase, with amino-acid sequence MTPVTRADLDSIPAYVPGRSFPGAIKLASNETTQGPLPGVAQAIADAAATANRYPDNTSSALIHALSETLGVPAAHIATGCGSVSLCQELVQITCQVGDEVLYAWRSFEAYPVVTKVAGATPVPVPLNAGQGHDLDAMLAAITDRTRLIFICNPNNPTGTALGREELERFLDAVPAHIVVALDEAYFEYNRSGVDGIDLARGRRNVVVLRTFSKAYGLAGIRVGYAVADPTIITALAKVHIPFSVNSVAQSAAIACLGARDELLHRTHAVVAERGRMRDALLAAGYDVPVSEANFVWLPLLDRSVAYGEASAAAGVLIRTYGVDGVRITIGDPHENDAFLAFATSEAAVELAGIRAGSPTT; translated from the coding sequence GTGACCCCCGTGACCCGCGCTGACCTTGATTCCATCCCCGCCTACGTGCCGGGCCGCAGTTTTCCCGGGGCGATCAAGCTGGCGAGCAACGAAACGACACAGGGCCCGCTGCCCGGTGTCGCGCAGGCCATCGCCGACGCCGCCGCGACCGCGAACCGATACCCGGACAACACGTCGTCCGCACTGATCCACGCTCTGTCCGAGACCCTCGGAGTGCCGGCGGCACACATCGCGACCGGCTGCGGATCGGTGAGCCTGTGCCAGGAGCTGGTGCAGATCACCTGCCAGGTCGGCGACGAGGTGCTGTACGCGTGGCGCTCGTTCGAGGCCTATCCGGTGGTCACGAAGGTCGCCGGCGCGACGCCGGTCCCGGTACCCCTCAACGCCGGACAGGGCCACGACCTGGACGCGATGCTGGCCGCGATCACCGACCGCACCCGACTGATCTTCATCTGCAACCCGAACAACCCCACCGGTACCGCGCTGGGCCGCGAGGAGCTCGAACGGTTCCTCGACGCCGTGCCCGCGCACATCGTCGTCGCGCTGGACGAGGCCTACTTCGAGTACAACCGTTCCGGCGTCGACGGCATCGACCTGGCCCGGGGCCGCCGCAACGTCGTCGTCCTGCGGACGTTCTCGAAGGCGTACGGCCTGGCCGGCATCCGCGTCGGCTACGCGGTGGCGGATCCGACCATCATCACCGCGTTGGCCAAGGTCCACATCCCGTTCAGCGTCAATTCGGTGGCGCAGTCCGCCGCGATCGCATGCCTCGGCGCGCGGGACGAACTACTGCACCGCACCCACGCCGTCGTGGCCGAGCGCGGCCGGATGCGCGATGCGCTCCTCGCCGCGGGCTACGACGTCCCCGTGTCGGAGGCCAACTTCGTGTGGCTACCGCTGCTGGACCGCTCCGTCGCGTACGGCGAGGCCAGCGCCGCAGCGGGCGTCCTGATCCGCACCTACGGCGTAGACGGCGTCCGCATCACGATCGGGGATCCCCACGAGAACGACGCATTCCTAGCGTTTGCGACGTCGGAGGCTGCGGTGG
- a CDS encoding dienelactone hydrolase family protein, translating to MPGIFRDSAPLRADDSSPEHSRGRVPLTAVQPDRPARGGIVVLHESREFTPALLDLMRALAGEGWVAVAPHLFHREPAHSDTEVFGHNLFEDFDATFDWLVARGVYADCVGVLGFDDAGTAAMLVATNRPVAAAVSVSARGIIEPLTAETPALVNAATSLKAPWLGLYGEDDPLTPREHVEQLREAVARADVATNIVSYTGLAHRADEPPVSETSAEDDDPLVVAILDAQRRIFDWFDANLR from the coding sequence ATGCCGGGAATCTTCCGGGACAGCGCCCCCTTGCGCGCCGACGACAGTTCGCCCGAGCACTCCCGGGGACGTGTTCCATTGACCGCCGTCCAGCCCGATCGGCCCGCCCGTGGCGGGATCGTCGTGCTGCACGAATCGAGGGAGTTCACACCGGCGCTGCTGGACCTGATGCGTGCCCTCGCCGGCGAGGGGTGGGTGGCGGTGGCCCCGCACCTGTTCCATCGAGAGCCCGCGCACAGCGATACCGAGGTATTCGGACATAACCTCTTCGAGGACTTCGACGCCACCTTCGACTGGCTGGTCGCCCGCGGCGTCTACGCCGACTGCGTCGGCGTCCTCGGGTTCGACGACGCAGGCACCGCTGCGATGCTCGTCGCGACCAACCGGCCCGTCGCCGCCGCGGTGAGTGTCTCCGCCCGCGGAATCATCGAGCCGCTGACCGCAGAGACCCCGGCGCTGGTGAACGCGGCGACCTCGCTCAAGGCGCCATGGCTCGGGCTGTACGGGGAGGACGACCCCCTGACCCCTCGCGAACACGTCGAGCAACTGCGGGAGGCGGTCGCGCGGGCCGATGTCGCTACCAACATCGTCAGTTACACCGGGCTGGCGCATCGGGCGGACGAGCCACCCGTGAGCGAGACCTCTGCCGAGGACGATGATCCGCTCGTCGTGGCGATCCTTGACGCCCAGCGCCGCATCTTCGACTGGTTCGACGCCAACCTTCGGTGA